The genomic window GGTTTCTAGCAACACTCTTAAAATTGGGTTTAACTGAAAACTGTTCTTTTGGAATGCCAAAATTAGATTCTTGGAATAAATCTACTGCAAATGGGGTCAAACAAACATAAGAATTCACTTTTTTCCAAGTGCCTATTTTTTTGTGAAACCAAACAATAAAAGCCAACCAAAAAGTAAGCAAAACCGAAGAGCGATACACTTTATTTTGAACGGCTTTCCAAGGAAACGCTTGTTTCAAACTATCAGTAAACAACTTCCCTTGATGTAACAAAATACCCGAAGGACACAACAATCTATAATTATGAACTGTATGAACTACTGAAATTCCTAACTTATTAATAGTGCGAAAAACCAAAGGACCTAAAGCAAAATGCCAATTGTGAATGTGAACCACATCAGGCTGAAACACCTTGATTTTATTTTTTACTTGAGTTGCTGCTGTTGTGTTCCAAATAGAAACCAAAAATTGCAAAGCTCCCCTCCAACCGCCTTGATTTTGAAAATACAAAACTTCAACCGTATGCTTTTCTTTCAATAATTTCACCTCCTGCTCTACAACAGCATCTTCGCCGCCGTGCAGTTGATAATGACTATGAATGATGAGTATTTTCAATTTTTTGAATACTAGGTTTATTAATTATTAATCGATAACAAACTCTGGCAATACACTTTATCATACTCCTCAATCATAATTTTCATTGCAAAATATGTATTAACAAAAGTAAAAGATTCTTCCTTAAGTTGTTTTAAATCCACTTCCTTATTGGCAATTTTTTCAAAAATGGATACTAATTCTTGTTCATTATTGAGATCAAACCACAAGCTCCAATCTTCAGGTAAAGTTTCGTTCAATCCTGCCACTTTAGAAGCAATAACAGGTACTTTAGAAAAAGAGGCTTCAACTGAAACCAAACCAAATCCTTCAAAACGCGAAGGCATCAGTACAAAATCAAAATGATGTAATTTATTCGAAATAGAAGCAATAGCGCTATGTCTAAAAACATTATCATATTCCTTGGTCAGCTCTAAAACGTTCTCAACTAATTGTCCATCACCAATGAAATAAAAATGGAATCGATCAGCATACAATTTATTGATCGTCTTAATCCTTTCTATCAAAACATCAACCCCTTTCTGATATTCGAAACGACCACAAAAAAGAATATTAATTTTATTAGGATTCAGGTCAATTTCAATATCTGTTGCAAGAGGTAAATTACAACCATTGTATATCACTTTATTTTGAGGAGATATAGTCAATTGGTTATCTTTTCTAATTTTAAAATAAGCCTCAAGTGCTGCTTTTGAAACTCCCACAATGCTATCGTTTTGAAAAGCAACTTCTGTATATAATCCCAATCGAGGATTGGTAGGCCATAATGCTGTATTGTGAATCGTACGAATTATTTTTGGAACAGTCATCCTGAACAAATTCATGAGACGTATCGTACTAGCCAAAACACAATCAGGCAAATCCGTGTGAGAATGTATGATAGTTGGTTTTTCTTTTTGAAAAAGCTTCAATAAAACAAAAGGAGCAAAAATTAAACTCAATCGTTTGTTTCCTTTGAACAGGCTATATGTTTTTATCTTCTTTTCTTTTAATTCAATACGTTTGGCATTGGCATAATCCGTATGCGACCGATACAGTTCCACAATAGTAAATTCGGCAACTGTAGGACTATCAACAAGGCATTGCTCGCTTAAATGAAAAGCAACATTTTCAGCTCCTCCCAAATTAATCGAAGAAATCAATTGAAAAATTTTTTGCTTGTTGTTTGTCATGAACTAAATTATTACAATAAATTATTTAATATCCTGTTATTCAAATTATTAATCTTTGTCAAAGTTTTAAACTTTGACAAAGTTCGTTTTTACAAATCGTTTATTTTCTTTAATTCCTGCTCAATAACATTTTTATCAAATAATGTTTTGGATGGCTTATCTAATAATGCTATACTTTCTATTTTTTTGATATTTTTCAAAAAAATCTGTACTCTCTCAATACTAGCATTCGCATCAGTAGGATCAAAGAGCATGCTTAAAGCATCTTTTAATAAACTGGCAGCTCCAGCATATTGAGAACAAAAAACAGGAAGCCCAAAAATTAAGGCTTCGTTTACCACTGCACCAAAAGGCTCATACGTACTAGGCAATACAAAACCAGAAGCACACAAATACCAAGCTAATAATTCTTCGCCTTCAAACCGTCCTGGCAGTATTACTTTGGATTCTAAACTATTATCTTTTATAGCAGATAGTATTGCCGATTTTTCCTCGCCTTCGCCTACCAAAACCAATTTGACATCCGTATTTTTTTGCAAAACAGTAGCGATTGTTTTTACAAAAAGCGGAAGCGCTTTTGGCGGGATAAATCGACCCACAAACAATAAAACTTTTTGTCCTTTCAAATCATATTGTTGACAATACTGTTCTGCCAATTGTTCTAACTGATTGGAATTGGCTCTTAACCGCTCTGGAAATTGTACAATTGGAAAAACAACTGTTCGTTTTTCCGAAAGATTAAAATACTGTTGGTAATACCCACCAACTTCTTTGGATAAAACCAAAATAAAATCCAATCTTTTTATGGCATAATGGCGAGCCAAAAATCGAAACTTGGATTGTACTTCATCACAAATTTGAACACTATCATCAATAGTAGAACCTAATTTTTGACTAATTACTCCTGAACTTTTAAGTAAAATCAAATATTGTGTGGTAAATGAATATTCATAGCCTAAAATGATATCTGGATTAAATCGCCTTATGACTTTAAGCATTCCAAAACGCAAAACACGGCCTTTGTATTCAGGGCCTTTAAGCAGAAAAGAATAAGAACACTTTAGTTGAGAAAGTAGTTTGTCTTGATCAAATTTATGATTCCAAACATTATCGTAAACAAAGACGATTTCTACCTCAAAAAAATCACTCAAAAAATTAAAGTAATCAATTCTATACGGAGCTAAAGCTGGATGAAAAACAAGTATTTTTTTCATATTATTTACAATCCTCTTTCAACGATCGTTCTCTAATCCAAGTGATTCCTTCTTTAATTTTCTTTGCGGGAATACCTCCATATATGGCATCCGAATCCTCATGTTTACCAGTTACTATAGCACCAGTTGCTACAATTGAATTGTCTGCAATACTTGCTCCTTTTAAAATTTTAGCATCTGCACCTAACCAAACATGATTTCCAACTACTATCGATTGCGCAGTATTGATTCTTTGTTTAGACTCTTTATCGTAAATAGCATGACTATCACCATTCCTTATCTCTATTCTATGCGAAAACATACAGTCTTCTCCAATAGCAATAGCTTTTCCTTCTGTTGCTGCAATATGTCCACCCTCGATGGTTGTTCTATATCCAATTTCAATTGTACCTCCATCATCTTCAATCCACAACTCGGTATTAGACAAAATACAATGTTCTCCAATTATGATATGGCAATTATTTCCTGAAATATGTAACAAACAGTTGTTCAATCTATTTTCAGGATGAATGAATATCAGATTATTTTTCCCATCAATTCTAATCTTGGTTTTCTTTAAAAAAGCGGATTTCAAAATTATGCTGTTTCCCGATCTGCGTTTTATACTCAAAATCGAAAAGAAACTATAAACAAAGCCCATAACGATCATTATGGATTTATTATTTTTTATTAAATCTACCAGTATTTTTTTCATACTTAATTTGATTTAAAATTCCATAAAGAAGGAACAATCGCTCTTAAATGTATCGTAAAATAATGAAAACAAGCAACAAAAAAACCATTGTGCCTTCTGTCGAAAACAAAAAACTCTGGTGGATAACAACCACTGGTGGCTGAATACAAACTTTTCAATCTAGTGCTAACAGACACAGAAGTAGATTGCCATTTAGGAACACTGGAATGCGCTTCACAATATCCTATATAATCTGGAGCAACAAATACGTTTACACCCATTTTTTTAGCCCTAAGGCTATAATCAAAATCGCCTACTGCATGGTGAAATATCGGATCTAAATTGCCAACAATCTCAAACACCTCTTTAGGAATCAAAACAAAATTACCGTTGCAATAATCACATTCCTGAAAAGAGCCGTTAGGCTGGACTAGTCTATCAGGATTTTTCTTAAATCCTCCATAAGTAATTTTTCCATTTTCAACAGATTGAGTTGTCCCACAAACTATAGCTTTGACATCATTTTGATTTAAAATAGAAACAATAGCTTTTTCAAATAAAAATGTATCGTCATTCAACCATAAATAATAGTCAAAATCTTTAGTATTTGCTGCCGTTTGCCAAGCTAAATACATGCCTCGATTCCAGAATAAATTACCATCGCCTTGAATAATAGTAACCGCTGGGAACTGGGTTTTAATTTTTTCTGCTGTTCCGTCAGTTGAACCATCATCAACTAAAAAAATTTCTAAAACATAGTTTTCAGGAATGATACATTTATAAAGATTAGTTAGACAGGTAACCGTCTTTTCACTTCTGTTATGGCAGGTTAATAAAACAGCTATAGATTTAAAATTTATCATTAAAACTTGAGTGTTATGGGATGATATCTGAAAAAGTAATTGTTTTTTTTAAACTCTTTTTGAACATTTAACAACATTGAATTTAGTAAACTAAATGACTATTCAAAAAACATTTTATGAATACAAATCAAAGATTTGCTTTACATTGTTCTGTAAATAATATTTTCTCTTCACTAATTCTTCACCATTACTTTTTATAAGGTCTTGCTTTTCAATATCATTTTTAAGAATCAATATGGCATTCATAAGTTCATTTGGTTCATCTTTAACTAATATTGAACATTCATTTTCAATATTAAAATCTCTTAATCCAGGAACGTCATATAAAATGGAAGGAATTTTACAAGCCAAAGCTTCGATAGTGGTCAATGAAATTCCTTCAAACTTACTGGGCATTAGATACAAATCGGATGCAACTAAATATTTCCTTACATTTCTCTTGTTACCTATAAACTTTATATGACCATCAATATTCAATTCTTTAGCTAAATTCATCTCTTCGCATAATGTATTTCCTTCACCTAAATGCAAATAGATTATTTCTGGAATTGTAGCAATCAATTTTGGCAAAATAGCTATAATGTCATGATGTTGCTTAATATGACTACAGCCTCCTATAGAAATAATCACAAAAGCATCTTTTGGAACTCCAATTTCTTCTCGAATTGCGATTTTCTCTAACAAACTTCCTGAAGAAAAATGAGCACTATCATACCAATTATTAATCAAAAAAGATTCGTTATTATAAAATTTTTTCTCATGCCAATAAACGGAATCACTTATAGTGTGCATCTTGCAATCAAAAAGAGATCTTGAAATTCTTCGTTTCCATATATGGTAAATGTGAGTATACCACTTAGAAGGATACACATTGTGAAAAGTAAAAACAGACTTTAACTTTTTTATTTTTGTAAAGGCTGACAAAACCGCATACATTGCTAAATGATGATTGTGTACAACGTCAATATTTTCAGAGTCTATAAATTTCCAAATCGTTTTATAAAATCTTAACTTATTAAGAATACCTTTTTTATAAGGTAAGTGTAATACAGTATAACCCGCTTTTTCAAATTCTGGAGCAAACTCTCCAAATTGTACAGCAGTGTTTACCACATACAACTTACACCCTAACTGCTTAAACTCTTCAGCTGCTGCCACATACATAATTTCAGCACCTGAAAATTTGAGCTCATCCAGAATATGGAGAACCTTCATATTGTAGCTTTTTTAAAATTAAAATGAATCATTTTTTTTGCCCATATCTCCACCTCTTTGTTAGTCATGAATCTAAACTGTTTGGAATAACAAAGTCCGATGACCATCCATAAAGTGATATAAAACAAATCGAAATTAGTAAAATCTTCTACCCAATTGTAACACCAACGAAAACACAAATAAACACCTAAAAGTCTAGCATACTGATTTCTACTTTGATAAATAGCTAAATAGGCTCCTTTAATAAATGCCCAAAAATACAACATAACGCCAACGAGACCCGTCCACGTGAAGATGTTCAAGATAGCTACTTCATTTGCAAAACGTTCAATGTTTCTTATTCCTAATTCATAATTTGCCTCACCAAAATATTGAGAATCATTCCCCCTAGCAGGGGTTCGACCTAATAAGATATAATCATGTTTCACAGCAGACGATAATACTTCTTCATATAAAAAAGTACGACTATCAGCTGTCAAATTCACTTCTTTACCATTTCGTTGGTAGTTCGTTTTAGCATTATCTATAGTAAGATATTCGTCAAATTTGAAAACATTAAAAATATTAAACATTGCCAAAAAAAACAGTACGAATGGCAAAAACATAGAAGCAATATAAATAAATTTTAAGACACTACTAAAAGCATAAAATTTTAAATATATCAGAGCCGATAATACTATTGGTATCGCAAATTTTACAACATTACTCCGAGCATCAAAATTATCTAAAACAACATAAATAGAAATCGCAATGAGAATAATTTTGTATTTAGTATTAACCAAAGGAAAAAACAAGGTTAGCACACTTATAACTGCTAAATAGCGTCCTGCACCATCAGAGTCATCTAGTAAAGCGAAATAAACAACTATAAAAAAAGGCAACGAATACCGAAGCCATTTTTGCATGGAAAGCGAAAAAAAATTGGGATGCAATGCTAAAAAAGCAATCATTGGAATCAGAAAAGTAAATCCAACATTAACCAAATTCTTCCACTGCCAGTAGTTATCCGCTACAAATACCCCTCGAACAAAACATATCAAAAACCACAACAATAAAAACAAAATAGGACTAGCTCCATTCAATCGAATTGTTTTTATACTCGTATTTTTATAAAGTAGTACAAATAATAAAACTATAAAAAAAGCATAAGATAACCACCAAAGAAAAGTATTACCAATACTGACCGTTGTGATTTCAGTAATTGTAAAAACCGAAGCTAGGGAGATTAAGAAAAAACCTAAAGATAGTAAAGTTTCTTTTTTCAAAACTAAAATTTATTATTTTGTAAAGGATAATCTAATGTCCAGTAAACATTTTTTTTAATTTCTCTAGCCGGATTTCCGGCTACAATAGTTTTGGCTTTAACATCCTTCGTTAACAATGTTTCCATCCCAATAATAGAACCATCACCTATTTTTACTCCTTTTAGTATGGTAACTTTACTACCTACCCAAACATTACTTTCAATAATGATTGGTTTCTCTTTATTGATCCAATTTCCATTTTCATCATAAATAGCATGAGTATCACTAGCCCAAATCTCTATTTTGTCTGCAAACAAACAGTTGTTACCAATTACTATGGAATTATCAGACCCTACATTCACTATTCTTGCTCCTCCAAAAGTCGTGTCTTTTCCAATTCTTACTGAACAATTATTTCCACGGATAATTAAATTTACCTTACGTAATTTTACGCCCGCTTCAACTTCAACTAAATTACCTATTCCATCAATTGTAATAATTGAATTCTCTAAAAAACAATTATTTATATTCAACTTGTTGTTTACGCCAACTACATAGATTCTTGATTTAATAACTGTAGATTTATTTACTATAAAAGAATTTTTACTTGTACACTTAAACCAAGAATATTTTATTCTTGATTTATTTAAAAACATAAATGGATATTTAAGTTTTAATAGCAGGTAATTTAGCAAACTCATCATAAATCAATTATTTACCAATAACAAGCTCCTTCAACAGCTTCAGCATTTTTGGGTATTTCTTTGTTGCCTGGTCGAATCCAATGTTCGTTCATCAAATTAGCATAAAATCCTTGAGGAATACCCCATTCTTCTACTCCATAATTAGGATCTTCCCAACGCTTGCCACGAATACCAAATAAAAGTTGCAAAGCGCCACCATAGTGAAATCCTTTTTTACCCATTCTTTTAACATGAGCAGCCAAAGAAAATCCATAAGCTCCACAACCAATAAGACAAATATCATAATCCACTTTGTCAATTTCAGTTTTCATAAATTCAAGAGCTTCAAACCAATCCTGAAATTCCGTTTTCTCATCCGCTAAACTTTGCACAGCTTTTATAGTTGTCAACTGGAAATCAGGTAAAACATCCGTTTTAAAAAGTAATTTTCTTTTTTGATATTGTTGCTCAATATCTTTTGCAAAAGGATGCACGACCAATACTTTTTTCCCTTTCAAAGCTCTTGACCAATGATTTAGAGCCCAATAAGGTTCTAGCAATCTCAATTGTATTTTTTTAGCATTTTCTAATTCCTT from Flavobacterium eburneipallidum includes these protein-coding regions:
- a CDS encoding glycosyltransferase, with translation MKILIIHSHYQLHGGEDAVVEQEVKLLKEKHTVEVLYFQNQGGWRGALQFLVSIWNTTAATQVKNKIKVFQPDVVHIHNWHFALGPLVFRTINKLGISVVHTVHNYRLLCPSGILLHQGKLFTDSLKQAFPWKAVQNKVYRSSVLLTFWLAFIVWFHKKIGTWKKVNSYVCLTPFAVDLFQESNFGIPKEQFSVKPNFKSVARNLNIVARENHFLFIGRLSEEKGIATLLNAFKDMPYSLKMAGDGPLKNEVVQVAKEYNNITYLGNLSSAEVVTELRKTQALIFPSVWYEGMPMTVLEALSASTPIIASNLGAMTSLVTDTYNGFHFEAGDFKDLQKQVIRFDSLSEEEKNQMRANAFDTYTLHYSPELQLDYFDSIYNKFLRKI
- a CDS encoding glycosyltransferase → MTNNKQKIFQLISSINLGGAENVAFHLSEQCLVDSPTVAEFTIVELYRSHTDYANAKRIELKEKKIKTYSLFKGNKRLSLIFAPFVLLKLFQKEKPTIIHSHTDLPDCVLASTIRLMNLFRMTVPKIIRTIHNTALWPTNPRLGLYTEVAFQNDSIVGVSKAALEAYFKIRKDNQLTISPQNKVIYNGCNLPLATDIEIDLNPNKINILFCGRFEYQKGVDVLIERIKTINKLYADRFHFYFIGDGQLVENVLELTKEYDNVFRHSAIASISNKLHHFDFVLMPSRFEGFGLVSVEASFSKVPVIASKVAGLNETLPEDWSLWFDLNNEQELVSIFEKIANKEVDLKQLKEESFTFVNTYFAMKIMIEEYDKVYCQSLLSINN
- a CDS encoding glycosyltransferase; this encodes MKKILVFHPALAPYRIDYFNFLSDFFEVEIVFVYDNVWNHKFDQDKLLSQLKCSYSFLLKGPEYKGRVLRFGMLKVIRRFNPDIILGYEYSFTTQYLILLKSSGVISQKLGSTIDDSVQICDEVQSKFRFLARHYAIKRLDFILVLSKEVGGYYQQYFNLSEKRTVVFPIVQFPERLRANSNQLEQLAEQYCQQYDLKGQKVLLFVGRFIPPKALPLFVKTIATVLQKNTDVKLVLVGEGEEKSAILSAIKDNSLESKVILPGRFEGEELLAWYLCASGFVLPSTYEPFGAVVNEALIFGLPVFCSQYAGAASLLKDALSMLFDPTDANASIERVQIFLKNIKKIESIALLDKPSKTLFDKNVIEQELKKINDL
- a CDS encoding acyltransferase is translated as MKKILVDLIKNNKSIMIVMGFVYSFFSILSIKRRSGNSIILKSAFLKKTKIRIDGKNNLIFIHPENRLNNCLLHISGNNCHIIIGEHCILSNTELWIEDDGGTIEIGYRTTIEGGHIAATEGKAIAIGEDCMFSHRIEIRNGDSHAIYDKESKQRINTAQSIVVGNHVWLGADAKILKGASIADNSIVATGAIVTGKHEDSDAIYGGIPAKKIKEGITWIRERSLKEDCK
- a CDS encoding glycosyltransferase family 2 protein — its product is MINFKSIAVLLTCHNRSEKTVTCLTNLYKCIIPENYVLEIFLVDDGSTDGTAEKIKTQFPAVTIIQGDGNLFWNRGMYLAWQTAANTKDFDYYLWLNDDTFLFEKAIVSILNQNDVKAIVCGTTQSVENGKITYGGFKKNPDRLVQPNGSFQECDYCNGNFVLIPKEVFEIVGNLDPIFHHAVGDFDYSLRAKKMGVNVFVAPDYIGYCEAHSSVPKWQSTSVSVSTRLKSLYSATSGCYPPEFFVFDRRHNGFFVACFHYFTIHLRAIVPSLWNFKSN
- a CDS encoding glycosyltransferase; this encodes MKVLHILDELKFSGAEIMYVAAAEEFKQLGCKLYVVNTAVQFGEFAPEFEKAGYTVLHLPYKKGILNKLRFYKTIWKFIDSENIDVVHNHHLAMYAVLSAFTKIKKLKSVFTFHNVYPSKWYTHIYHIWKRRISRSLFDCKMHTISDSVYWHEKKFYNNESFLINNWYDSAHFSSGSLLEKIAIREEIGVPKDAFVIISIGGCSHIKQHHDIIAILPKLIATIPEIIYLHLGEGNTLCEEMNLAKELNIDGHIKFIGNKRNVRKYLVASDLYLMPSKFEGISLTTIEALACKIPSILYDVPGLRDFNIENECSILVKDEPNELMNAILILKNDIEKQDLIKSNGEELVKRKYYLQNNVKQIFDLYS
- a CDS encoding acyltransferase, translated to MFLNKSRIKYSWFKCTSKNSFIVNKSTVIKSRIYVVGVNNKLNINNCFLENSIITIDGIGNLVEVEAGVKLRKVNLIIRGNNCSVRIGKDTTFGGARIVNVGSDNSIVIGNNCLFADKIEIWASDTHAIYDENGNWINKEKPIIIESNVWVGSKVTILKGVKIGDGSIIGMETLLTKDVKAKTIVAGNPAREIKKNVYWTLDYPLQNNKF